AACAAAGAAACGGTCCGGTTGGAACTATTAAATTGATGTTTGATCCAAAGGTTACATTATTCTTTGAAAAAGATAGTATTCATAGTGAAACATATTAGGAGGGAAAAAATGGAAAAAAGTATAAAAGAAATAATTATAAAAATAATTAAAGAAAAACCATTGTTACAAAAGGAAATATATGACAAGTTAAAATTAAAAACCAAAGAAGAAAAAAGAAAGATAAGAAATATTTTAAATGAATTATTAGATGATGGAGAATTGTATAAAAACTCTAAAAATAAGTATTGTATTCCTGGTAAAAATATGAAAATTGGAATTATTGAATTTACTAGAAGAGGTAGTATGGCATTTGTTACTACAAAAAATGGTGATGAAATAGCAATAACATTGGAAAATGTGAAGGATGCTATGCATAAAGATTTAGTTTTAGTTGAAATAATAGGTAATTGGAGAGATTTACCAAAAGGAAAAGTTTTAAGAGTGTTAAAAAGAGGATTAAATAAGGTTGTTGGGATTTTTGAACAAAAAAAGCTTTTTGGTTTTGTATTACCAATTGATCAAAAAATAAATACAGATTTTTATGTATCTCCTGAAAATTTCAACAAAGCCAAACCTGGCCAAATTGTAGAAGCTGAAATAATAAAATATACACACAAAAATCCTGAAGTAAAAATAACAAAAATAATAGGGGATGTTAATGAACCTAAAGTGGATTTACCAATTGTAATTATTAAACACGATTTGCCAGAGCCTGGTATATTTCCTGAAAATGTAATGAAAGAAGCATTGAAAATACCAAAAACTATACAAGAAAAGGATTTAAAAGGAAGGAAAGATTTTAGAGATGAAGTAATTGTTACAATTGATGGAGACACTGCGAAAGACTTCGATGATGCAGTACAAGTAAAGAAATTGGAAAATGGCAATTATTTATTAGGTGTTCATATTGCTGATGTATCTCATTATGTTAAAGAAAATTCTAAATTAGATAAGGAAGCATTTAAAAGAGGAACTAGTGTTTATTTGATTGATACAGTAATACCAATGTTACCTCATGAATTATCTGATTGGATATGTTCTTTAGTAGAAAATGAAGATAGATTAACTATGTCTCTTATTATGGAAATAGATAAACATGGTGATGTGGTAAATTATGATGTATATAATGGAGTAATTAGAAGTAAGAAGAGATTAACATATAATAAGGTAAATAAATTGTTAAACAATGAAGCAGATGAGGAGTTGGAAAAGGAAATAGGTTGGCTTAGACCTGATTTGGAATTAATGAAAGAATTAATGGAAATAATTAGAGAAAATAGAAAAAGAAGAGGAGCTATATTAGATATAGAAGGTGGAGAAGTTAAATTTATATTTGATGAAAAAGGAAATGTTGAAGATATAATTCCTGTGGAAAGAGGTATTTCGGAAGTTATCATTGAAGAATTTATGATAAAAGCTAATGAAACTATAGCTTCAATTTTCGATTCACAAGGTTTACCATTTATATATAGAATTCACGAAGAACCAGATCCAGATATGTTATTACAATTAAAAAACTATTTGGAGATAATGGGTTTGAAATATCGATTTCCTAAAAATATTCATCCAAAATTATTACAAGATATGTTGGAACATTTAAAAGATCATCCTTTGAAAAAAAGTATTCAAAAACTTCTAGTTAGATCTTTAAAAAGAGCTGTGTATTCAGATTTAAATGTTGGACATTTTGGATTAGCTTCTGAAAATTATACCCATTTCACATCACCTATAAGAAGATATCCTGATCTAATAGTACATAGATTATTGAAAAAATATCTAAAAAATAACGGAACTTTAAGTAATAGTGAAATTGAAAAATATACAAAATTATTACCAGAAATTGCAGCGTATTCATCTAAGAGGGAAAGAGTTGCCAATGAAGCTGAATGGGATTTAGCTGATATGAAAAAAGTTGAATATATTATGAGCCACATGGATGAAATATTCGAAGTATTTATTACAAATATAACAAAATTTGGTATGTTTGCCGAAATCCCAGATAAATTTATTCAAGGTTTGATTCATGTTTCTACAATGGATGATTATTATGTATATAATGAGAAACAGAATGTATTAATAGGTGAAAGAACAAAGAAGGTATATAGACTTGGAGATAAAGTAAAAGTTAGAGTGAAAAATGCAAATAAGTTAACAGCTGAAATAGACTTTGAAATAGTGAAAAAAGATGATGATAAACTAGAAAAAGAATTGAAAAAAATGTATCCAAATGCAAAAGTAAAGATTAAGAAAAAAAGAAAGAAATAAAAAAAAGAAGAGCCGCACGGCATTCGCAACCGATGCGGCGGCCCCTATACCCCCCTAGGTATTTTTTTCATTACATATTATACCATAAAAATACAAAAAAGTAACAGTAAATCGCACATGTTCAAAAAAATGTAACAAAAAAACACCCTTATTGGGTGTTTTTAAATTTCTTCATTTTCTAAGCATTCTTTACAAAAACCTTTTATATAGAACTGCTCATCAATTATTTTATTTTCTTTTTCTATTTTAGGATCTATTTTTATGCTTTCTACGTCAAAATCAAAAATTTTATTACAATTAATACATTTAAAATGTCCATGTATATGTGTGTTAATATCAAATCTTGCTTCATTTTCGTCTATAGTCAAAACGGAAACTAACCCCTTTGATTGAAAAAGCTTCAATGTATTATATACAGTAGTTTTTGATAAAGTGGGGATAATATGAACCAAATCTTTATAAATTGTATCAACATTAGGGTGAGTGTGATTTTCTAATAAATATTTATACACTTGAATTCTTTGTAAAGAAGGAGAAATTCCATTTTCCCTTAATATCTCGCTAATATTGCTAATTTGATTTTTATCATTCATATAATCACACCCTTTCAAAATTAAAATCATTTTAATTATATATTTATTATATACCTTTTTATTTAAAAATCCAAATTAATTTATTAATATTTATGATATAATATGTATATAATATGTTATAAATAAAGGAGGGGTAGAATGAAGAGGCGAATTATTATATTATTTTTAGTATTAGCTTTTAGTTTTGTTTATGCAGAAGGTTTTACAAAATTATACGAAGAATTTAAGGTTATTAATAGTTATCATAATGTTGAGGGTATGAAAAGTTTATTAGGTAAATTAGAAAAATATACTGACGATTCATCAATATTAGCATTATATTGTAATGCTCTAACAGAATATGCAAATTGGGGAGTTAAGGATGAAGAAAAAGAGAGTATTTATAGTAAAGCTGTAGAAATAGGCGAAAAAGCTGTATCTTTAGATCCTAATAATGGTTATGCTCACTATTCTTTAGGAGCAGCTATAGGTAGATTAGCACAATATAAAGGTATAGTTTCTAGTTTGTTTATGCTTGGAGATTTTGACGAACACATAAAAAAAGCAATTGAATTGGATCCAAGTTTATATACAGCATATATTGCAATGGGTATGAGATATAGAGATGTTCCGTGGCCAATGAATAATTATAAAAAATCCGAGGAATACTTTTTTAAAGCTGCTGAAATAGAGCCTGAATATGTAAATACATACTATGAATTAGGGGTTTTATATAAAGTTTGGAAAAAATATGATAAAGCCAAAGATATGTTCGAAAAAGTAATAAAGATGCCGTTACATCCAGATTGGATCGAACAAGGGAAAGAAGCCAAAGAAAATTCAAAAAAAGAATTAAATGATTTAAAATAATTAAAATGACTAGCAGCTAGCTAGTCATTTTTTTATTCGAATGTTTCATGTTATATAAATTTTTATCAGCTAATTCATAATAATTCTTTTCATTAAAAGATGAAATACCGTAAGAAAAATCAAATCCAGTTTTTTCATTATATATTTTTCTAATTCTTTCAATAATTTTTTTAATATTTTCTGAATCTGTAATTATAGCAAATTCATCTCCACCTAATCTAATAATATAATCGGTATTTCTTAAATTATTTTTTGCAATATCGACGAAATTTTTAAGTATTTCATCACCTTTTGAATGACCAAATTTATCATTTATCTTTTTTAAATCATCAATATCAATTATTGCAAAATAGCCTTTGAATTTGTTATTCTCGAAAACATTTCTATTATATGCTCCAGTAAGTGGATCAATTAAAGCTTTATCTATTAGTATTTTATTTTTTTCTACTACATATTTATATTCTAATACAAGTGAAAAACCAAACCCTAAAGTTGCAGCTAAAACTCCATATCCAAAAATCAAAGGTTCATTTAATTTCAATAATAAAATTAATATAGAATGAATAGAAGTAATAGTTAAGAACGTTACAGGAAATAACAAATAAATATTTTTTGATTTAAAAATCCAATATGTAACAATCATTAAGTTTGCCATTGCTATTAAGTTCAAATAATTAGTAAATAATTTTAGATAATAAAAGTTTGGCGATAAAAGAACTAAGAATATCGAAATCAAAGTAAAATAAACCATTATTTTCGATTTAATTCTATTAAAGAAATAATATTCAATTCCAATAAGAATTAATATACTACTTATAAAAAATGAAATCAAAAATATTTTTCTAAGAATAAATGCAAGCAAAAAACCTCCGTTATATAATCTACTAATAATGTCAAAAATATATATTCCTGCAAATAAAGAAGATAATCCAATGTATTTAAAATATTTTAAATTGTTATATCCTGAGATAATTAGTAATATTACCCCCAATACTATAGCTGCTCCTAAGGATATTAGATATATATTTTCATTAAGAAAATTTAAAAAATAAACTTTTTTTATTGCAGTCATTCTATCTGTTAAAAATATTTTTTTATGAATTCCAATATCATATAATCCTTTTAATTTAATTTTTAGTTTGTTTTTTTCTTTTAATAAGTTCTTATCAAAAACTACATAAAAAGCCTTATTCCACAAACTTGAATATTTATAACCATTTTCATATATTAATACATCATTTAAATAAACAGATATTTCATTATAGGATAATCTTGGAAATATAATTGAATCATAATCTGTTTTATCAAAAACTACTTCGAACTCTTTTTCTACAGGAGATTTTGTAATTTCATAAAAAATAGGAAAATCCAAAAGATAACCTTTTGGAGAATAGGAATATTTAATTATATATAAAATAAACAAAAAAGATAAAATAGCTAATGAAACAATTAAAAATCTTTTTTTCAAATTTACCACCATATTTCTGGTTCTATTTCTAAATCTTCACCATACTTTTCTTTAACCACTTTTTTAATTTTTTCAGCTAGATTAATAATATCTTCAAACTTAGCATTCCCTTTATTAATAATAAATCCAGCATGCTTATTAGAAACTTCAGCATCTCCAATAGAAAAACCTTTTAACCCTAATTTTTCAATTGTAGTACCAACATAAAAATCGGGTTTAGGTCTTTTAAAGAAACTGCCTGCACTAGGGAATTCTAAAGGTTGTTTTTCCCATCTTTTTTCTGATAATTCTTTCATTTTATTTTTTATATTAGTTATATCTTTTTTATATAAATTTATTTTTGCGCTTAATGAGATATATCTTCTTTCTTGGAAAATGCTTTTTCTGTAATTGAAATTTAGTAATTCCTTCTTTAATATAATTGTTTTTCTTTCAATTATATCATAAGCTTCAACCTCAGTTACAATATCTGACATTTGCCCTCCATATGCTCCAGCGTTCATAAATAACGCTCCACCCAATGATCCAGGTATTCCTACAGCGAATTCTAATCCGGATAATGAATTCTCCATTGCTATGTATGATAATCTTGAAATCGGAATTCCAACCTCGCTAATTAAGATATTTTCGTTTAAGGAATATCCTGTAAGATATTCAGTACTTAGAACAACAAAATTCAAAGTATCATCGTTAATTAATAAATTGGCGCCACCGCCAATGATTTTAAAATTTATTTTATTTTCAATTATATAATCTAAAGTATTAATAAAAATTTGTTTTGTTTTTGGAATTATATAATAAGGAGTAATACCACCAACTTTAATTGTGGTATGCATTTTTAAAGGTTCATTGATTAAAATAGTATTTCCCAGTGAATATAAATATTTCAAATCAATATTCACTTTAACATCCACTCCAACATTTCAGAAATTTCTTCTCCAGCTGGATGTTTTTTCACATCATTTATTAAGTCTCTTTTTTTAAATAATATTTTTTGAATAGAATCTAAAATTAAAGCTTTTTCTGATTTTGAAATATTAGTTATATATTTATCCAAAAGATATTTTAGTCCTTTTTGAGTAGGTAATTCAGATATTGCCATGATTGCTAACTCTTGTAAGTCTCCGGTGTCATCTAAAAATGTAGCAAGTATATCTATATATTTTTCATCTTTTGTTAGTCTTAATAAAGCTTCTAAAATCAAAGGGAATGCTCTTTCATCAGAATACATATTTAGCATTCGTTCTAAATATGGAATTAATTCCTTACATTCTAAGTTAGATAAGACATCAATTAAATAGAGCATTACAACATCATCAAAAGAATTTTTTTCAAATCTTTTCATAAATTCATTGAAAAGATATTTTTTTGCATCTGATCCTAAAATATCAATTATATCTGTTATTATTTCATAAGTTTCTGTATCTGCGTCTTCCATCATATCTATTAAAATCGGAATTGCATTAACTCCTTTTTCTTCAAGTATCCTTTGGATAACATCTTCTCTTTTCATTATTCCACCTCGCCAAATACAATTTCACCATACATTTCCTTTATTTCAATTAATCTTTCTTCTTCATTTAATTCTTTAATTACTGAGTAGATTTCATTATCTTTTTCTTCTTTAAATATTTTATAATGTTTATCTGCATAATTAGCAACCTGAGGCATATGTGTTATAACTATTAATTGTTTTAAATTTGAAAAATCCTTTAATTTTTTACCAATTACATCAGCAAGTCTTTGTCCAACACCAGAATCGATTTCGTCAAATAACATAGTTTCAACAAGATGTATTTCTCCAAGAGATTTTTCAATGGCTAATATAATTCTGGATAATTCCCCTCCAGATGCAATTTTTTCTAATGGTAAATAGTTCGATTGAGGATTTGTTTTTGCTAATATTCTGATACTATATGTTCCAAATTTACTAGGTTCTTTTAATTTATCGAATGAAAAAACAATTTCCGCATTTTCCATATTTAATGAATTTAATTCATTTTTGATTTTTATTTCTAATTCTTTTAAAACTTTTTCCCCTTTTTGTTTAATTTTTTCTCCTAATTTAAATAATTCATTTCTCTTTTTCTCGATTAAAGGATTAATCTCGTTTATAATCTTTTCCAAATCATTTAATTCATTTAATTCTGATTTGAAATTGTCTAAATTATCAAAAACATCTTCTAAAGTAGGTCCATATTTTCTCTTTAAATTCATAATATCATTAAGTCTATTAGAAACTTCATTTAATCTTTCTGGATCTAAATCTAAATCGTACAATTTTGATTCTAAATTGCTATATAATTCGTTTATCATATCTTGTATTGAAACAGCAAAATCTAATTCTTTTTCAAAACCGTAATCTGAAATGTGTGATATATCTTCTATTATTTCTCCTATTAGTACATCAACATTTTCATCATTATCCTTTAAAATTGCTAATGATTTTTCTAATTTATTTTTAATTTCTTCAACATTACTTAATTTTTTATATTCCATCTTTAGTTCTTCATCTTCATTTTCTTTTGGAGATATACGTTCTATTTCTTCTATTTGAAAATTTAATATATCAATTTTTCTATATATTTCAGAAGGGTCAGAAGGGATATTATTTAATTTTTCTTTTAAATTCAAATATTCTAAATATTTTTTATTATATTCAATTATTAAATCTTCAAAATTTTCTTTGAATATATTAAAAGCTATAGTATTATGATATTTAGGATTCCTTAATAATACTTGAGAATCTTGAGTATGAACTTCCATTATATATGAACCTATTTTAGCTAAAACATTTTTGGGTACAATTTCACCATTAACTCTAAATACTGATCTTTTTTCGTTAAAGTTTACATTTATAATAATTTCATTATTTTCAATATATAAGTAATCTTTTAATTCTTTTTTTATTTCATCAGAAATAGTAATATATGCAGAAATAGCCCCATTTTCATTTCTCAAATTTTTTGGTATGTTTCCGCTTAAAATAGAAATTAAAGCCTTTATCAACATTGATTTTCCTGCACCAGATTCTCCTGTTATAACATTTAATCCTTCTGAAAAATCTATGTTTACTTCTTTGAATAATCCAAAATTTTTTACAGCCAATGAATGTATCATATGGCACCTCCAGATTTTTTATCTATATATATATTTTACCTTATTTTCGTTAAAAATAAAAATTTTTGTTTATTATAATAATAATCAAATATAACTAATTAAACAAAATAAAACATATATTTCTAAATAATGTAAATTTGACGAATTGTAATGTTTATGTTATAATATTGAATCAAAAGAAATATGAGGTGATAATATGTGGCTATACTTAATTCCAGCAATGTTTTTTGGGTGGTCTTTAGGGGCAAATGATGCTGCTAATATATTTGGAACAGCAGTTTCCAATAAAATTGTAAAATATAGAACTGCTACTATTATTTCTGCAATATTTATATTATTAGGAGCTATACTAGGTGGGGCAAAAGGTATTGAAACAATTAGTAGCGTTACTTCCCAAAGTTTGCTTTCTGGTTCTATTTCCGTTTTATCAGCAGCTATTACAATGACTATAATGACTTATATTGGAGTGCCTGTTTCTTCGTCTCAAGCAATTGTTGGTTCGATTATGGCTGTTGGATTAATGGAAGGCGGGGTGAATTGGGCAGTCATATTAAAATTAGTTTTGGCTTGGGTTGGTACTCCAATTGGAGGAATGATTTTTGGATTCATATCATTTAAAATTTTATCTATACCTTTTAATATGATAAAATCTATATATGTAAAAGAAAGAGTAGTTCAAATTGCAACTTTAATAATTGGTGCATATGGAGCTTATTCTTTGGGGGCAAACAATGTAGCAAACATCACTGGTGTTTTTGCGGATACTATAGGTATTCAAATGGCAGCATTAATAGGTGGTTTAGCGATTTCTTTTGGTGTTTTAACTTATAGTTATAAGGTTATGATGACTGTTGGAACTCAAATAATAGAATTAGATTATTTTTCTGCTGCAATAGCAGTTTTAGGTGAATCTATAACAGTTTGGATTTATGCATTATTAGGAATTCCCGTGTCTACATCACAAGCAATCGTTGGTGCTGTAATTGGAGCAGGGTATGCTAGAGGTTCTAGGCTTACAAATAAAAAAGTATTATTAAAAATTTTAAGTGCATGGATTAATACACCGGTTTCTGCTGGAATAATTACAGCATTGATATATTTTATATTAAAATCAGTTTTTAAAATAACAATATAAGATTTTAGGAGGTGTCAATATGGGATTGTTTTTTGGAAAAAAAGAAAAAAATATTATTGATTTATTTAATAAACATCTTGAAGCTGTAGATTATACTATACAAGCGCTTGTAGATTTAATAAAAAATTTGGACGAAGATATGTCTCGCATTAGAGAATTAGCTGAACAAGTTAGAAATGCAGAAACTGAAGCTGACCATATTAGGAGGCAAGCAGAATCAGAAATGTATTCTGGAGCATTTTTGCCTAATTTTAGAGGTGATTTGTTAGGGACAATTGAGGCAATGGATAGAATTGCTAATAAAGCTGAATCAGTTGCTGATGAAATAGAATTGCAGTCAATTAGAGTACCTAAAGAAATATTGGAAGACTTAATTGAATTAATACTAAAATCTCAAGTTACATATAGAGCTGTAAAGGAAGCAGCTAAAGAAATGTTTGAGGATTTTGAAAAAGCAAATGAAATGATATTAAAAACAGAAAATTATGAGCATGAAACCGACATTATAGAAAGAAATACAATAAGAAAAATATTTTCTTTAGATATTTCTCTTCCAGAAAAAATGCAATTAAAAAAATTAGTTCATAGAATAGCGGATATTTCAGATACTTCTGAAGATGTTTCAGATAGAATTCAGATTATAATATATAAAAGAAAAGTATAGCCTGAGGCTATACTTTTCTTTTTGATTATTGTATTTCAATAATAATATGGTATTCAAATGAAGTATTTTCTGACCAGTAATATATAACTAATTCAATAAGGTATAAGCCTGGAGTATCAAAAAAGCTTGCAGGAATTAAATATGAGTTATCATACATATCAAAATTTGAATTATCATAATCATCAGCAACTCTAATTCTATTTTCCCAATCAAAATCTCCAGTAAAATCATCAAATTTAAATATATTAATTTCAGCTCCTTCATAATAAGGTAATGTGTTATTAGGTATATACCATGTTAGTTGAATATTATCTCCTAAATTAAAAAAGTCATTATTTAGAGGACTGTTTATTTCAAAAGTGTCAACAGGATACAATGTACCTAAATATAATGCGGCAGAATCAACAAGGGTATTAGAATAATCATAAACTTCCAGAGTATAATCACTATTTTCAAGATAAAAAGTATCTGCTATATCAAAATATTCTTCATTATAAAAATAATCTTCTTCTACCCAGTTTAAATCTGTTATATAATCATTATCCCTCCATATCTCAGCATAATAGACGTTTTCAGGATTTGAAATATGAGAATCAAATCTTAGAGCAATTTCTGGATATACATCACCATATTCATCGGGTATTGGTATTCTTGTAATTCCCTCCATTTTGAAATCGATAATATGAGCATTTGTAGAAGGTAATTCGGGAGGTTGAAAAATGTCAGGATTCTCTATTATTATAGGATTTTGAATTCCACTAACTAGATCTCCAAAATAGGGATCTGGAAGATCAAATGTTATTTTACTTATTTCAGGAGTATCACTATTAAGAGTTCCTTCCAGGGTTATATCTGGTAAATAATTCCTTAGATCTTCGAAATTTGCAGAACTTTCAAAGAACACAGCAGGATATATCATTATAGGCCCGCCAAGGCTAACAGGAGTATTAATATCTGTCATAAATAATTTTGTAATTTTACTACCTGATAATTCCCATAATTCCATTAAATCTATAGGACCAGATGTAGGATCATGTGGGATATATAAATAATCAGTAATAGAATCATCTATAGCATATTTTATTGGAATGTCTAATGTAATAAATGAATTTTGTATAGAAGCAACTCGGGTTTCAAAATCGTTTTCTGCAGTTAACATATTTCCAAAAATATTTCCAATTAATTCTTTTTGAGTAATAATATTATCATCTTTTGCCATATTTAATAATAATTCAGTAATAGATGCATCAAGTGAATAATTTTCAAGTATATCTATAACTGTTGCTGTAGGAGTAAGATTATATAAGAAAAGCATATTTCCATACCCGTATATATATTTTAAGATGAAATCTAACATAGAAACAAATCCCTCATCAATTAATAAATAATCATTTTCGTCGAATACAGATGCATATCCGTTTGTTACTGTACCATCATCACTTAATTGCTCTACTAAATCCCAATCTAAAATAGCATCACCAGGAGTATCGGAGTCAATACCAATGAATTCAATATTTTCTATATTAGACATATCACCTAATATTAAATCGGAGTATACTCCTAAACTTTCTTTTTGTACAGTATTATCCATATAAGTTACTGTGGCTTCTATATGTAGTTCGGCGTTATTTGTTATTATTCCATCATTATTCCAATCAAAATCGTTTATCATCCATTTTATATTTTCATATAGATAATCGTTCAGTTGCAATTTTTCTGCGTAATCACCCAATTTTTCTAAAAGAGTTAATATATCATTTTTAAAATCTGTAGGTATATTTATTAGGCTTAATAACACTCCATTAAGATCTTCACTGTTTAATGCCTCTAAAATAGAAAAGATATAAGCTTCATGAGTTGAAAAAGTATTAGATAAATTATGTATAAAGTTAGGAATATCAGTTAAGAAATATGCTATATTACTATACGTTGGTGTTGAAATTGAATTTGGTATAGTAGAAGAATTTATAGTTATAGTGCCAAGAGGTGTTTCGAAATTTATATTTTTACCATAATTAGCTGTAAATATTGAAAAATCTATAATATTAACATTCCAATCTTCTAATTTATAATCATAAATATCAGACCATATTCCTTTTTGAGAAATATTTAATGCAGGGCCAATATCAAATCTTGAAAATTCTTCAGAGACATCATAAATCCACGGTTCCATACCATAATAATATACAAAAGAAGCAAAATCTGTTAAACCAACTTCTCCATCTAAATTAAAATCTCCTAGAAGTCCTCCCCATTTCCAATTATATGGGTTAATATCATAATATTCTTTTGTAATGGAATTTCTTGAATAATAATCTATTTTTTCAATATTAAAAGAATTAGAATAGATTTTTAATAAAACATCGCCTGGTTTTACACTATCTGCAGTAGAAATTGCTACTATTGGGTTTCCATCTTTGTTTTTTGTTATACTCATAAATTTATTTGGAATTTCAATATTTTCTGCGTCAACGTTGCTCAAAAGAAATTCAAAAGAATCACCCTCAACCTTAGAAATTATTAAAGAATTGTTGTTTTCCTTAATTATATCAATAATATTTTTTATTTCTGTGTTTGTTTTAGTTTCATGTGTCTTTGTTTGTAGACAGCCAACTAATATAATTGATATTATCAATATACTTAAAATTATTTTTATATATTTTCTCATATCCTCACCCCCCTCACTCTGAAGTTACATTGAGAATATTTTCTATTTCAAGTATTACAGGCGCAATATTGTCTTCAAAAGTTACATAAGCATCAATAATGTTTATATTAGTGTTTATATTGGTATATGTGGAGTTTATTGTAAATTTAGCTATATCGGTATTTGATAAATCTAAATTGTTATTAGAATAAAGTGAGATAATAACTTCTAAGTAATCTTCATTATACCAATCATCATATCTCATAAAAGATTTGATAAAACCATTATCTGAGTTAAGTAGTATAGAACTAGAATCAATACTTATAGTTTCAGGATCTATTCTTAAATGTATTTCTAAACCTTTAACATTATTGATG
The window above is part of the Marinitoga litoralis genome. Proteins encoded here:
- a CDS encoding inorganic phosphate transporter; the encoded protein is MWLYLIPAMFFGWSLGANDAANIFGTAVSNKIVKYRTATIISAIFILLGAILGGAKGIETISSVTSQSLLSGSISVLSAAITMTIMTYIGVPVSSSQAIVGSIMAVGLMEGGVNWAVILKLVLAWVGTPIGGMIFGFISFKILSIPFNMIKSIYVKERVVQIATLIIGAYGAYSLGANNVANITGVFADTIGIQMAALIGGLAISFGVLTYSYKVMMTVGTQIIELDYFSAAIAVLGESITVWIYALLGIPVSTSQAIVGAVIGAGYARGSRLTNKKVLLKILSAWINTPVSAGIITALIYFILKSVFKITI
- a CDS encoding TIGR00153 family protein; its protein translation is MGLFFGKKEKNIIDLFNKHLEAVDYTIQALVDLIKNLDEDMSRIRELAEQVRNAETEADHIRRQAESEMYSGAFLPNFRGDLLGTIEAMDRIANKAESVADEIELQSIRVPKEILEDLIELILKSQVTYRAVKEAAKEMFEDFEKANEMILKTENYEHETDIIERNTIRKIFSLDISLPEKMQLKKLVHRIADISDTSEDVSDRIQIIIYKRKV